The genomic interval TCTCAGAGGGGGCGTGTCTTAGCCTCactttcatattcattctctgaCACCAAAGCATCCACTGCCCCTGATGACCTATGGATAAAGTAGATGTCTGTCCTAGGTTACTTTCTATTGTGTTGAAATACCCCAGGACCAAAAGAAACCTGGGCTTTTGGTCCCAGTAGCCATAGGCCTCATTAGAGAACCCATCTGACCCCCTAGCTTCActgtctatgtgtctgtcctTGCTTTGAACCCTTTCCAGCATGGGATCCAAGCTGTGAGGGACTTGACACACTAGACACATCCTTTACTACCTACATCCTCTCCGTAACCCCTCAAAGGACCAGTTAGCTCTTAAGGGCTTGGCATGAACTGTGTAGGCTTCTAGAAAtttagagaagagaaacagatgagCTGCCTGCTCTCCTGTCAATCAGAATGCCCCAAACCACATTTTGCCCACCAGATCCAATCCTAGAACATGCTTCAGAGCTGAAGCACTCAATGGTACCAACAGACCTGGGTTTTTATGTttggtttatttgattttttcctGTTTAATTAAATGCTGTACTTCGTTATTTTAGGGGCTGACTCAGTTTCCTTAAGCTTCCTCTCCCATACAACTCTTGAGTTTGTAGTGTACATTTTGGAGAATTTTAAACCAGTGCCAGAAATTGAATATCCATTGGAACCATTATTTCTCCCACTGCCCCAGTTTCAGTTCCCACTAGCAGTGTGTAAGCATCCACATTTCTCCATTCCTTGCTCACCATCTGCTGGCCTTGGTTTTCTTGATACTAGCCCTTATGCcttgggtgaggggtcacttacattCGTTTTATTCCATGTCCCAGATGATGAGCATGGTGAATACTGTTTCCAGTCAGTGCTAGTTCTTTTGAGGACCATCTGTCTCTTCAGTTCACTATGCCCTTTGGGGATTAGCTGAAGTCATTTTTCTGGTGCCATTTTGCAGCTTTCCATGGGTTTGAATTATCCTTCAGATCTTGTGCTgacaacttttgtttttgtttcttgcctTTTCTGCAGGTGTCCAGGTGTCCCTTTACCTTGgtcatattttctttgttgtgCAGAAGCTTTTTGATGTCTAATAAGCCCACTTGTCATTTCCTGAGGTATATCCTAGACTATGTGGTAAAGTGTGTGCTGATTTCCTGTGGCACCTCAGATCTTATCTTTGATTCATTGGAATGATCCTAATGTGGGCTCATATGGATTtctgtcttctgcatgttgaTATTCCATTTTCTGAGCAACATTTGTTGACAAAGCTGTCCTTTTCCCCACAGACTTCCATCACGAACTTTACATGGACTTAGGTGACCATTACCATGTGAGTTCATTTTTAGATCCTCCAGTGTATTCCAGCAATCCACACTTATGTTCCTTTGCTACAACTACACTGTCTATGATTTTATGGGTCTGTAGTATTAGGGTCCTGCCAGCCCCAAGATTTCTTctgcacctcctcctcctcctcctccttctctccctctacctcagcatcttcttcctcttcctcctcctcttctcttctgcatCTGTCTTTTTTAAGgcaggtctcactgtgcagctcctctgtcactatgtggaccaggctgtccttaaactcaagGATCCCCCTCATCATCGGCCTCCCTATTGCAAGGATTTGTGGTGTGTGCCAACACTCCCAGCAGGACTGTCTTCTGCTTTAGGACTACTCTGGTCCTTCAAGGACTTTTGGGTTTCcatatgaaaaaatttttttcttgttctgtgaAGAATGTAACCAGAGATTCTGGTGCCGGTTGAGCTTTATCAGCAGAGCACTCCCAGCCATACAGCCACTAGATCAAGAAGCCTTTCCATCTTCCAGAATCTTCTTCATTCGCTACAGTGTctgaacattttctttatgtacATTCTTTTCATCTCATCATTTaggcttatttgtattttttcttctgaaatgattGTGAGTAGGAAGGGATTTCCTGGTTTCTTTGTCAATAAATCTGTGATAGTTATGTAGAAACAGCAGATTACCAGGATTAGCcatataaataaattctatatgGATATAAAAATGTAAGTGCTATATTATGCcagaaactgaataatgaatTCAttagctttggcctgaggatttttctcaGGCCTATTGACAATCGGCACTCTGACCATTCAGAGTTCATAATACACTGCTCTGGACTTGGCAATCTGCCCATGGTAGCCTGGAGAATTTCTGTCTGTCTAGCACCCTTGTAACAGCCAGAGTGTCCTAGAAGTTGGGTTATATGGTTGATGAGGGAATGTGACGGTAAAAGATAAActctctgtttatttatttggttttctacAGTTCTTTTCCTGGCTAAATGTTCCTGTTAACTGAAGTATTACCCTGAAATGTGAAGATTTTTATCATCTAGCTGtactttttccctttaaaaacccttcattctgagagctcagggccattctCCTTGGCCTGGCTAGCTAGTGTTGGACGTGGACCAAGCCGGTGCTTATGTGTTTTAATAAATCCCTTTGTACTTGCTCAgtatattggctctgtggtggtcttgcttcaGGATCTCGAGACACTGTCATAAAAAGAGGCAAGAATCCTGGCTGGgttctgtcagcttgacacaataGTCACAAGGGAGAAGAAACTCGGAAATTCCTTTCACCACTttgtcctgtgggcatgtccTTGGGCCACTTTCTGAAACCCTGATGAGGCCcttcctgcccactgtgggcggtgccagcCTTGGGCAGTGGTCCTGAGTCatatgagaaagcaagctgagcaagtcatggagaaCAAGTGCATAAATTTCCCCCATGATTCTTGTCTCTGCTCCTTCTTGAGTTCCTACACTGACTATCCTCATTGATGGGCTTTGACTGGAATTTGCAAGCTAAAGAAATCCTTTGTTCCTAAGATGTTTCGTGTCATACTGTGGGACAGCAAGCTGCTGGATTGTGGTCCCACCACCCATGAAGAAACCATAAACTGCCCTAGTCCTTTGCTTCAGGCAGAGGAGGTATGGGCTGTAATGGGGAATATGAGCAGGATGGGGAAGGTGGGTCAGGACAGAGTGGCCATTTTCCTTTGGTCTCTCAGTTCCCACCAGTCCTTATGAAGTAGTTTATGTTTGTCTCAAAGACAACAAGAGGTTGAGCTCTGGTTCAGAGACAAGATCCTATCCCCAAAATGCAGTGACTCTCAGGAACTGTGAGATAGAAATGACTGGAGATGGTTGGAGAAGCAGACAGGAGGCTGTACAATAGTCTGGGAGTTATCCTGGACAATGGTCATAAGGCCAGTCAGCACCCAGGATCACAAGGGAAAAACTCAGATCTCCTCTCTATAAGGAGCTGAGTCAACACAGTGGTTTCCCAGAACTCCTTGAGGTGAAAAGGCATGACAGGAGGCTAGAAACCTTCCTCACTCCCAACCTTCACTACTCCCTGAGCAAGAGAGTAACCCTATGCCCAGAGACCCCAGGGGGGCTCCTTCTACTTTCTGGGAATTCATATTTAAAGTGGGCCTTTAGTCAGCCCTGGAAGCAAACACCTGGGTCAGGACTGGGACTAACAGATTCAGGCTAGAGAGTGGCCAAGCACACCCTATGCCatggatcttcctgcctttagTCCTGCTGGTCCAAAGAACATAAGACTCTAAACATGGCTTTGACAAAATCCCTAATGACTTTGCCTCTCTACAGGAGACCTGTTCAAAATGTACCTCATGCTCAAAAGGCCAGAAATGGTTTGAGGTACACTAAGCCAACAACAAGGCCACTGAAGACTGTGCTGCTGCAATGTAATTTGTAGATGAGTAAATATCCATCTCTCTGTCTGATccactgaagcagaagctggtgGAGACTAACCTCATTAGATAAAAAGGGGAAAGGTACCTGGGGCCCAACATAGAGACAGCCACTGTGGGCTATAGATAGCCTGCTCTGATTGGTCCATTTCTCACTCTGACCTCACAGGGAGCAATTGTGAGGGATGAGTGCCCAGTATATAAGGCCATGGGCTGGGCTGCAGCTCTGTCCctacagagcaggaagctgattTAGGTGACCTGTGGGACTCTCATAGCTATCTGGTTATAGTTGAGCTGAGACTTTGCTATCACCTGTCTTCACGGGAGCACACTGACCACCTGGCCTCATCGAATGCCACCCCAACATGAAGAGCTTGAACAGCCAATATACGGTCCTATTACCCATCGGCCACGGTGCATTTGGCTCTGTGAATCTGGCCTACCATCGCATCACAGGCATGCCGGTGGCAATAAAATTTATAGATAATGTTGAGGAAGACCTCCGATTCATTGTATCAGAGATGGGGGTCCTTGAAAAACTGCACCATCCTAACATTGTTCGCCTCTTCCAGGTGCTGGTAACACCAAAGCAAATCTGCTTCATTACTGAGTTTGTCCCAGGAGGAGACTTCTTCCACAAAGTAACAGAGGAGGGCAGgctgcaggaggaagaggcacagaaaatattcgGGCAGATCCTGTCAGCCATCATGTTCTGCAATGACCTTAACATCATCCATCGAGACCTGAAGCCCAAAACATCCTATTAGATGCAGAGGGCAACGTGAAGCTGGCAGACTTTGGTCTGGCCACCAGGTGGAGAGCTGGAACTCTACTGCAAGAGCaatgtgggaccaggaccttcaATGCCCCAGAACAGGTACTGGGAGAGGGCTATGCTGGGAAGAAGTCGGATGTGTGGAGTCTGGGTGTGCTGCTCTATTATATCACCACTGGGTACCACCACTTCCAAGGAAACACCATGGAAGAGATACAGGGGAAGATAATCACAGGCACCTACAACATTCCAGATCATGTGTCTGGGCAACTGGAAAATTTAATTCACCAAATATTGACAGTTGCCATAGAGAGGAGGCCCTTCATTGAAGACTTTCAGCAACATCCATTGCTCATGAAGTGTGAAGAACACATCCCATGCAAGACCTTTTTAGATCCAAACATACTAGACTCACTCTCTGACTTTGGCTTTAATGTGAAAGAGGTTTTGGATCCctgagaaaaaacaaattcaatgaGTGGATGGGGACATACCTAATAACCCAGGAGCAGGCACTTAAAGGGGCTGCAACTTGAGCTTGGCTACCCCACCTCAGTAAAGCCTGTGGTCACTGGCTTTGTGTCTCCTGCAACCCCAGAATACCCCCATCTATTTCAGGTCCTCACATAAAACGGAGGGCCAGTGAGCCCACCCTTGGCCTCTTCCAACCCCAGCTCTCACAACAGCACCTGCATGTTGTGCCAACAGCACCAGGGCAGAAGGCAGCCAGAAGTGCCTCCATGCCTGTGCTTTTTCCCCATGAAGAAGAGCTGGACTTCCAGCTATGGCCCCCTATCCACAGCTGCAACTTGCCCAAGTGCTTGAGCAGCATATCCGAACTGGAATCGCTACAGTCACTTGCGACAGAGTCTGACATGGAAACATGAACTGCACctcagagcagcaggtgcttctGGAGACTCTGCAAGACAATCAGAGCCTGCCTCTCAAGATTATGCTGCTTCTCAGGGGGGCCAAAGACACAAGACAGGACTCTGTTCAACAACAACGTGGCTCCCCTTAGAGAGGCAGGGTACAGAGCCAAATAAGGAATTGGGCACACAGGTATGAGAGGGTCCATATGTGCTTCgcatttattttcatgtcttttcagcagaaaaatcagaaatgtgTATGCTTGTTTTGTGGGGACCAACAGGGTGTTCACATATATTTCCTCACCAGCTGCATGAAACATTGCCTCTTACCATTCCTCCTAAAGAAGACATCCTGCTGTAACATACTCAGGTTCTGTCCAATGTTACTGAactagcaggacacaagaaaagtcTGTGATCAGAGTGGGGTTGGTTTGGGGTGTACAGAGAGGGAGCTGATTTCAGGAACCTGTGGCACTTTTTCACTGCCATCTTGTTAGTTGTTGTGTTTCAGCTTCACAACATGCTGTCTGCACATGAGCACAGTGATCACGTATGCTCATGGCCTGCAAGCCCAAGTAGAGGAACATGCAAAACTCAATACCTGTTCCTAGTTACCATTGTCCAGGGTGCATTAGGCTCTGTGAAACTGGCCTATCATCACCTAACAGGCACCCATTGGCCATAAATGTAATAGAAACTTAGAGCAGGAACTCGGGTTATTGTGTAAGATGGCAACCCTGGGTAAACAATaccattttaatataatttgcCTCTTCCAGATTCTTACAACAGCacaatatttctttttgtctaaGAGAACTTGTTCCAGTGAGTAAGTGATGAGGGGAGgtttcaggaggaagaggcacagaATATATGTGGGGAGATCATGAGAGCTATCAGGTTCTGCCATGACCTTGCCATCGTCCATTGTGGCCTAAATTCTGAAAACATCCTTCTAGAAGAAGAGGGCAATGTGAAGCTGGCAGACTTCAGTATCACCGTCTTTGTACAGCTGGCACTGTACTGCAAGTGCCATGTGGGACCATGACCTTCAATGTCCCAGAACTGGGGCTGGAAGAGGGTTTGATGGGCAGAAAAGCAGATGTGTGAAGTGAGGGTGTGCTGCTCTAATTTTCACCCCTGAATACCACTCCTTCTGAGGAAACACCCTGGAAAAGATTGAGGAGAATATCCTAAAAGGGACCTTTGACATTCCAGCTCATGTCTCCTggtaatttaaaaactatatcaCTGCTTGAAGACAGTTGCACCACAGATGAGCCCCATAGA from Onychomys torridus unplaced genomic scaffold, mOncTor1.1, whole genome shotgun sequence carries:
- the LOC118575860 gene encoding LOW QUALITY PROTEIN: putative sperm motility kinase W (The sequence of the model RefSeq protein was modified relative to this genomic sequence to represent the inferred CDS: inserted 1 base in 1 codon), giving the protein MKSLNSQYTVLLPIGHGAFGSVNLAYHRITGMPVAIKFIDNVEEDLRFIVSEMGVLEKLHHPNIVRLFQVLVTPKQICFITEFVPGGDFFHKVTEEGRLQEEEAQKIFGQILSAIMFCNDLNIIHRDLKPXNILLDAEGNVKLADFGLATRWRAGTLLQEQCGTRTFNAPEQVLGEGYAGKKSDVWSLGVLLYYITTGYHHFQGNTMEEIQGKIITGTYNIPDHVSGQLENLIHQILTVAIERRPFIEDFQQHPLLMKCEEHIPCKTFLDPNILDSLSDFGFNVKEVLDP